One Nonomuraea angiospora DNA segment encodes these proteins:
- a CDS encoding NADP-dependent oxidoreductase yields the protein MKALQFDRFGSPDVIVLRDVPQPEPGPGQIRIAVRACGLTPADWHVVDGLLADHLPPLPRGLGLEVAGTVDALGEGVTGVQIGDRVFGPATFDGPTAGAAEYALMPAWARIPEGVTAEQAAALPMAAETAWRALDDLGVQPGELLLVHGAGTTVGEAAVRFALHRGIRVIATAGPTRAAALEEIGAQVTAYGEGMAERVSALTPGPVDRALDTAPTGGRIDRADQPSPAGGSLPTLIELTGDPDRVLTVSDFAAAAELGVRITTEIRYDQMNEFARLAGEGILVVPVARTYTLDQIQEAAKLSQSRRPGGKLMLVL from the coding sequence ATGAAGGCTCTGCAATTCGACCGGTTCGGTTCCCCGGACGTGATCGTGCTCCGCGACGTCCCGCAGCCAGAGCCGGGACCCGGCCAGATCCGGATCGCCGTGCGGGCGTGCGGCCTGACACCGGCCGACTGGCACGTCGTCGACGGTCTCCTCGCCGACCATCTGCCGCCGCTGCCGCGCGGGCTCGGCCTCGAGGTCGCGGGCACCGTCGACGCGCTCGGCGAGGGCGTCACCGGCGTCCAGATCGGCGACCGCGTGTTCGGCCCGGCCACCTTCGACGGCCCGACGGCCGGCGCCGCCGAGTACGCGCTGATGCCGGCCTGGGCACGCATTCCCGAGGGCGTAACCGCCGAGCAGGCCGCCGCGCTGCCGATGGCGGCCGAGACGGCGTGGCGCGCGCTCGACGACCTCGGCGTCCAGCCGGGTGAGCTGCTGCTCGTCCACGGCGCGGGCACCACCGTGGGTGAGGCGGCGGTGCGCTTCGCGCTGCACCGGGGTATTCGGGTGATCGCCACAGCCGGGCCGACTCGGGCCGCCGCCCTGGAAGAGATCGGCGCCCAGGTGACCGCCTACGGCGAGGGCATGGCCGAACGCGTCAGCGCACTGACCCCAGGCCCCGTGGACCGCGCCCTGGACACCGCGCCAACCGGGGGCCGGATCGACCGCGCCGACCAGCCCAGCCCGGCCGGCGGCTCGCTACCGACCTTGATCGAGCTGACCGGGGATCCCGACCGTGTTCTCACCGTCTCGGACTTCGCCGCCGCAGCCGAGCTGGGCGTCCGGATCACCACCGAGATCCGCTACGACCAGATGAATGAGTTCGCCAGGCTCGCCGGCGAAGGCATCCTGGTCGTACCGGTCGCCCGCACCTACACCCTCGACCAGATCCAGGAAGCAGCCAAGCTCAGCCAATCCCGGCGCCCCGGCGGCAAACTCATGCTCGTCCTGTGA
- a CDS encoding TetR family transcriptional regulator, protein MHRHGMIALPAEERWVHTARHFAASLLARWDIVPEDQDSVLLIVGELAGNAAQHGRADMIVSLHVRRPRRAYRGCGLRRHVALAPPVPMMSTAAAWASSSCRRTGPRRLRNGIADGTAPVCASPRTGRGIPGGPCARLKGQRASLPGLAPGRPRYGDGQARARECALRPGALYRKENVRFREGAIEVELETTEQRILDAAEELFYGRGIQSVGMDAIRTASGVPLKRLYQIFPSKDTLVEAYLKRRDARWLHDLARYVDAHDSPTQRILAVFDWLYRWFSEPDYRGCGFINSFGELGATSQAVADIAKAHKDAFRRYLADLVAAADAPTWLTDQLVPLAEGAMTTAAISGSPEPARHAKDAARTLLRAAHADVVTAA, encoded by the coding sequence ATGCACCGGCACGGCATGATCGCCCTTCCCGCCGAGGAGCGCTGGGTACACACCGCCCGCCACTTCGCCGCGTCCCTGCTGGCCCGATGGGACATCGTCCCGGAGGATCAGGACTCCGTCCTGCTGATCGTCGGCGAGCTTGCGGGGAACGCGGCCCAGCACGGACGGGCCGACATGATCGTGAGCCTCCACGTTCGAAGGCCGCGCCGTGCGTATCGAGGTTGCGGACTCCGGCGCCACGTCGCCCTCGCCCCACCGGTGCCCATGATGAGCACGGCCGCGGCGTGGGCATCGTCGAGTTGCCGGCGGACTGGACCGAGACGCTTGAGGAACGGCATCGCCGACGGGACCGCGCCGGTGTGCGCGTCGCCACGCACCGGCCGGGGCATCCCGGGCGGGCCTTGTGCTCGCTTGAAAGGGCAGAGGGCAAGCCTGCCCGGCCTCGCTCCGGGCAGGCCGCGTTACGGCGACGGTCAGGCCCGCGCCCGGGAATGTGCCTTGCGACCTGGCGCGCTGTACCGTAAAGAGAACGTTCGTTTTCGAGAAGGGGCGATCGAAGTGGAGCTCGAAACGACTGAGCAGCGGATCCTCGACGCTGCCGAGGAACTGTTCTACGGCCGAGGCATACAGTCGGTGGGAATGGATGCGATCCGCACCGCCTCCGGCGTGCCCCTCAAGCGCCTGTACCAGATCTTCCCTTCCAAGGACACCCTGGTCGAGGCGTACCTGAAGCGGCGGGACGCGAGGTGGCTCCATGATCTGGCTCGGTACGTGGATGCCCACGACTCACCTACGCAGCGGATTCTGGCGGTCTTCGACTGGCTGTACCGCTGGTTCAGCGAGCCGGACTACCGCGGCTGCGGCTTCATCAACTCCTTCGGGGAACTGGGAGCGACGTCCCAGGCCGTGGCCGACATCGCGAAGGCCCACAAGGATGCCTTCCGGCGCTATCTCGCCGATCTCGTGGCCGCCGCGGACGCGCCCACGTGGCTGACCGACCAGCTCGTTCCCCTCGCCGAGGGCGCGATGACCACAGCGGCCATCTCCGGGTCTCCAGAGCCCGCCCGTCACGCCAAGGACGCCGCCCGCACCCTGCTGCGGGCCGCTCACGCAGACGTGGTCACCGCTGCCTGA
- a CDS encoding TetR/AcrR family transcriptional regulator, which translates to MPRWESDAQGRLERAALELFETQGFERTSVAQIADAAGLKERSFYRYFPDKREVLFAGNELEAHLVAQVEAADPGLTPIEALLTALGTAEEIFRPREFLLRRGRVIAANPALAERDLIKLAGIADALAPALERRGVEPGKARFIIDVVLAIHRRAMPRWLAEPDTTLAQLMAQAAAELREAVTLPAPTVR; encoded by the coding sequence ATGCCGCGATGGGAATCCGACGCACAGGGCCGGCTCGAACGAGCGGCGCTCGAGCTGTTCGAGACGCAGGGGTTCGAGCGCACCTCGGTCGCGCAGATCGCAGACGCCGCCGGTCTGAAGGAGCGCTCCTTCTATCGCTACTTCCCCGACAAGCGGGAAGTCCTCTTCGCCGGCAACGAACTCGAGGCCCACCTCGTCGCCCAGGTCGAGGCGGCCGATCCGGGCCTCACCCCGATCGAGGCGCTGCTGACCGCGCTGGGAACCGCCGAGGAGATCTTCCGCCCACGCGAGTTCCTGCTGCGCCGGGGAAGAGTGATCGCCGCCAACCCGGCACTGGCCGAGCGCGATCTGATCAAGCTCGCCGGCATCGCCGACGCGCTGGCACCGGCGCTCGAGCGCCGCGGCGTCGAGCCCGGCAAAGCACGCTTCATCATCGACGTGGTGCTGGCGATCCACCGGCGCGCCATGCCCCGCTGGCTGGCCGAGCCGGACACCACCCTCGCTCAGCTCATGGCCCAGGCCGCCGCCGAGCTGCGCGAGGCGGTCACACTGCCAGCTCCGACAGTCCGCTGA